The region ACGATCGAGGACGGCGGTCGAGGGCTGCTGCCCCTCAAGGTGATCGGGAATGGGCGAGTGCGTGGTGGGGCGGCGACGGTCGACGCTTCCGGGTCGTCGCAGTTCATCTCGGGACTCCTGCTGAGCGCGGCCCGCTTCGAACAGGGCCTGCACATCACGCCGTCCGGGGCGGTTCCGAACCGGGGGCACATCCGGATGACCCTCGGCGCGCTGCGGGAGCGCGGCGTGGACGCCGAGGAGCTCCCCGACGGAGCGTGGCGGGTTCTCGCCGGACCGGTGCAGGCTCGCGACGTGACGATCGAGCCGGACGCCAGCAACTCGGCACCCTTCCTGTGCGCGGCGGCCGCGACCGGTGGGACCGTGACGATCCCGCACTGGCCGCTGGACACCGCTCAGCCGATCCGGACGCTGCTGGAGGTGCTCGAGGAGTACGGCGCCAACACCCGCTTCGACGAGAGCGGCATCACCGTCACCGGCGGCGAACGGCGCGGTATCGACGTAGACCTCGCCGACGTCGGCGACATGACCCCGGTCGTGGCCGCGATGTGCCTGGCGGCCGACTCCCCCAGCCGGATCCGCGGTGTGGCATACATTCGCGGCCACGAGACGGATCGGCTGCGGGCGTTGGCGGTCGAGCTGAGCAAGCTGGGCGCAGACGTCTCCGAGACCGAGGACGGCCTATCCATCATCCCGCATCCCTTGCACAAAGCGAATCTGGCATCGTACGCCGACCACCGAATGGTGCACGCCGCCGCCGTGGCTGGCTTGCTGGTCGAAGGCGTTCACATCGACGACGTCGCGACGACGGCCAAGGCGATGCCGCAGTTCGCCGCCCTGTGGAGTGAGCTGCTCACCGGCGACCCGACGGGTGCGCCCGAGGTATCGGAGACGGCGCGCTGAGCAGACGAAGCCTGTCGGACTACGACGAGACGGATGCCCGCGTGCGGCCGAGCCGCCGCGGATCCCGGCCTCGCACCAAGACCCGTCCCAAGCACGAGGGCGCAGAGCCGGCGTTCGTCATCGCGGTCGACCGCGGCCGCTACACCTGCCTGGTTCGTCCGGGACTCGCCGACGAACGCCGGATCCTCGCCATGCGGGCGAAGGAGCTCGGCCGCAAATCGATAGTCGTCGGTGACTCGGTGCGGGTAGTGGGGGACGTCAGCGGCCGGGAAGGGTCGCTCGCGCGCATCGTCGGCATCAACGACCGCACGAGTGAGCTGCGCCGTTCGGCCGATGACGTCGACTCCTTCGAACGGGTCATCGTCGCGAACGCAGACAACCTCGTGATCGTCTGCGCCGCAGCCAATCCGGAGCCACGCACGGGCTTCGTGGACCGGGCGCTCGTTGCGGCGTACGCCGGCGGGCTCACGCCGATCCTGCTGATGACGAAGATCGACCTGGCCGATCCGGAACCCTTTGCGCGGCAGTACCGCGGCCTCGGCGTCGAGCTGCTGCTTCGGCGACAGGACGCCGATGCCGAGCAGATCGCCGACCGGCTGCGCGGCGCAGTGTCGGTGCTGTTCGGGCATTCCGGCGTCGGCAAGTCGACGTTGGTCAACGCCCTGGTCCCGGACGCGGACCGCGCAACCGGCGACGTGGCCGGGCTCACCGGCAAGGGGCGCCACACGTCGTCCTCGGCCGTGGCGCTCGAGCTGCCCGGCGGCGGGTTCGTCATCGACACTCCTGGGGTGCGATCGCTCGGCCTCGGGCACGTCGAGCCGCAGGCGGTCGTGGCTGCCTTCCCCGATCTCGTCGAGGGCGCCGAGCACTGCCCCAGCGGATGCCAGCACCTCGCCGGGGAGCCGGACTGCGCGCTCGACCAGTGGGTGGCCGACGGGCACAGCACCCCTGAGCGGCTGGCCAGCCTACGACGGCTGCTCGCCTCGCGTCGCGGACAGCACGACGACACGGCCGACGCTGGATAGGGTGGGCGCATGAGCGCCGAGTACACAGAGGACGTGCGTCTCGCCCACGTCATCGCCGATCAGGTCGATGCCCTCACGATGGCCAGGTTCCGGTCGATGGACTTCACCGTCGAGTCCAAGCCCGACCTCACCCCGGTGACGGACGTCGACCGTGGCGCGGAGGAGCTGGTGCGTGCCCTGTTGGGCCGGCACCGCGGACGAGACGCGATCCTCGGCGAGGAGGGCGGGCAGACCGGGCACTCGTCGCGCAAGTGGGTGGTCGACCCGATCGATGGC is a window of Blastococcus sp. Marseille-P5729 DNA encoding:
- the aroA gene encoding 3-phosphoshikimate 1-carboxyvinyltransferase, which gives rise to MSSQAIPWTLPWTGSAVEGTVPVAGSKSLMARSLVLSAIADGQSAIANPLRSRDSLLMADALVGLGATVEPADDAWTITPGQADGPVKVDCGLSGTVMRFVPSLAALRDGPTHFDGDPHARTRPMGPLIDGLRQAGATIEDGGRGLLPLKVIGNGRVRGGAATVDASGSSQFISGLLLSAARFEQGLHITPSGAVPNRGHIRMTLGALRERGVDAEELPDGAWRVLAGPVQARDVTIEPDASNSAPFLCAAAATGGTVTIPHWPLDTAQPIRTLLEVLEEYGANTRFDESGITVTGGERRGIDVDLADVGDMTPVVAAMCLAADSPSRIRGVAYIRGHETDRLRALAVELSKLGADVSETEDGLSIIPHPLHKANLASYADHRMVHAAAVAGLLVEGVHIDDVATTAKAMPQFAALWSELLTGDPTGAPEVSETAR
- the rsgA gene encoding ribosome small subunit-dependent GTPase A, producing MRPSRRGSRPRTKTRPKHEGAEPAFVIAVDRGRYTCLVRPGLADERRILAMRAKELGRKSIVVGDSVRVVGDVSGREGSLARIVGINDRTSELRRSADDVDSFERVIVANADNLVIVCAAANPEPRTGFVDRALVAAYAGGLTPILLMTKIDLADPEPFARQYRGLGVELLLRRQDADAEQIADRLRGAVSVLFGHSGVGKSTLVNALVPDADRATGDVAGLTGKGRHTSSSAVALELPGGGFVIDTPGVRSLGLGHVEPQAVVAAFPDLVEGAEHCPSGCQHLAGEPDCALDQWVADGHSTPERLASLRRLLASRRGQHDDTADAG